The DNA region CTGGCGTTACTTGGTCGTGCTGCCGCGCGCCGCGCGGTCGGAGGCGGCATGATCGCGTTGCACGATCTGTTGTCGGTGGTCGATGCGAGCGCCGCGTTGCCGACACCGGTTTGCCGCGACGGCGCCACCGTGCTCGATCGCGCGGCGTTTCGCGCGCGCGTCGCCGCGTTGATCGCGCTCGTGCAAACGCAGGGCGCGCAACGCTATGCGTTGTGTATCGACGATCCGTTCGATTTCGCCTGCGCGCTCTTCGCGTTGCTTGCGTGCGGCAAGGAGCCGGTGATTCCGGCCAATGCGACGCCGGGCTATCTGGCCGATCTCGCCGATGCTTACGACGCCGTGCTGACCGACGCGGATTTGCCGCCGTTTGCGCCCGGCGCCGAAGCCGCCGTCAACCACGAAGCGCACATCGACGCTCGAGCCCCGCTCACGCTCTACACCTCCGGCAGCAGCGGCCGCCCCAAGCCGATCCGCAAGACGCTCGCGCAATTCAACGCCGAAGTGCATACGCTGGAACAGCAGTGGGGCGCGCTGATCGGCGACGCGACGATGCTTGCGAGCGTGCCGCATCACCACATCTACGGTTTGCTGTTTCGCGTGTTGTGGCCGCTTGCCGCCGGCCGCGCATTCGACCGCGCGATCAGCATCGAACCGCTGCATCTGCAAACGCAGATCGACCAATGCGGCGCGGCGGTGATCGTTTCGACACCCGCGCAATTGTCGCGCTGGCCCGCGTTGCCCGGCTTCGCCGACCTGATGCCGGCGCCGCGCGTCTTCTTCTCGTCGGGCGGGCCGCTCGCGCTCGAGGCCGCGCAGGAATACGCCGCGGCCTATGGCGCCGCGCCGCTCGAGATTTATGGCAGCACGGAAACCGGCGGCATCGCGTGGCGACGCCAGGATCAGACCGACGCGTGGCAGCCGGTGGCGGGCATCGAAGTGCGCCGCGACGAAGACGGCGCACTGAACGTCCGCTCACCGCATCTCGATCACGCGGGCTGGCATCGTACCGACGACAGGATCGCCTTCGACGCCGATGGCCGTTTCCGTCTGCAAGGCCGGCTCGACCGCGTGCTCAAGCTGGACGGCAAACGCGTGTCCTTGCCCGAACTGGAGGCGCGCCTCGCGCTGCATCCGTATGTGGCGCAAGCCGCGATCGTGCCGCTTGCCGGCGCCTCGCGCGAGCGCGTCGGCGCCGTGGTGGCGTTGACTGAAGCGGGCGGCGCGGCATTGCGTGACGAAGGCCGCGTCGCGCTCGCAAAGGTTCTGCGCCGGCATCTCGCCGAATATTTCGACGTGGTGGTGTTGCCGCGCCACTGGCGTTTTCGCGTCACGTTGCCGTTCGACGCGCGCGGCAAACTGCCGGTGGCCGCCGTGGCGGCCGCCTTCGAGCCGCGCAGCGAAGGCGTCGAGGTGCTGGCCGAAGCGCGCAGCGGCGACACGCTGCATTACGAGCTGCGCGTGCCGCCCACGCTCGCGCATTTCGCCGGCCATTTTCCCGGCCTGCCGATTCTGCCCGGCGTCGTCCAGGTCGACTGGGCCATACGTCTTGCCGCCGATCACTTGCCGGCCGTGCGCGCGGTGGCGTCCGTCGATCGTCTGAAGTTCATGGCGCCGGTGTCGCCGGGCGCGGTGCTCGAGCTCACGCTCGCGCACGAGGCGGCGCGCCGGCGCGTGCAGTTCGCGTACCGCGCGAACGGCCGCGAATGCGCGTCCGGCGTAATCGTCTACGGGGCGCCGGCATGACGGCTTTCTCCCCCTGCATCGTCATTCCGATCTACAACCATCAGGACGCGATCGGCGCGACCGTCGCCCATCTCGCGGTTCACGGCCTGCCGTTTTTCGTCGTCGACGACGGCAGCGACGAGGCTACCCAGCAGGTGCTCGCCGCGCTCGCGCAGCAATACGCGGGGCAACTCTCGCTGCTGCGTCTGCCGGTCAACGGCGGCAAAGGCGCGGCGGTGATGGCGGGGCTGCGCGCCGCGCGCAAGGCGGGTTACACGCACGCGTTGCAGATCGACGCCGACGGCCAGCACGACGCCACGGACGTGCCGCGTTTCATCGAAGCGGCGCGCGCCGAACCGGGCGCGGTGATTCTCGGGCGCCCCGTCTACGACGAGAGCGTGCCGAAAGCGCGTCTTTATGGCCGCTATCTGACGCATGTGTGGGTATGGATCGAAACGCTTTCGCTGACCATCCGCGATTCGATGTGCGGCTTTCGCCTCTATCCGCTCGCGCTGGCCTGCAATTTGATCGACAGCGTGAGGCTGCCCACGCGCATGGACTTCGACATCGAAATCCTCGTGCGTCTGTACTGGCGGCGCGCCGCGTTCCGCTCGATCCCGACGCGCGTCACCTATGCAACGGACGGCGTCTCGCATTTCGACGTGCTGTGGGACAACGTGCGCATCAGCCGCAGTCATACGCGGCTCGTGTTCGGCATGCTGTGGCGTCTGCCGATGCTGCTCGCGCACAAGGTGATCCCGCGCCGCGCCGCGCACGCCGAAAGGCAGAGCGAACCGGGCGAGCAGAACGCTCAGGACTGGTGGCGTATCGCCGAACGCGGCAGCCATCTGGGCATGTCGCTGCTCGCGCTCAGTTGCAAGCTGTTCGGCCGGCGCTTCACCGCGCTCTGGCTGCATCCGATCGTCGCGTATTTTCTGCTCACCGGCCGCGCCGCGCGCGAGGCTTCGAGCAACTATTTCAGGCATCTCGGCGCAGCCGCGCCGCAGGGCGGCACGCCCCGTCCCGGCTGGCTGTCCGCGTACCGCCATATGCTGGCGTTCGCGCAGTCGGGCTTCGACAAGCTCGCCGCCTGGTCGGGCCGCGTCAACAACGCCGACGTCAAGT from Paraburkholderia aromaticivorans includes:
- a CDS encoding AMP-binding protein; this encodes MIALHDLLSVVDASAALPTPVCRDGATVLDRAAFRARVAALIALVQTQGAQRYALCIDDPFDFACALFALLACGKEPVIPANATPGYLADLADAYDAVLTDADLPPFAPGAEAAVNHEAHIDARAPLTLYTSGSSGRPKPIRKTLAQFNAEVHTLEQQWGALIGDATMLASVPHHHIYGLLFRVLWPLAAGRAFDRAISIEPLHLQTQIDQCGAAVIVSTPAQLSRWPALPGFADLMPAPRVFFSSGGPLALEAAQEYAAAYGAAPLEIYGSTETGGIAWRRQDQTDAWQPVAGIEVRRDEDGALNVRSPHLDHAGWHRTDDRIAFDADGRFRLQGRLDRVLKLDGKRVSLPELEARLALHPYVAQAAIVPLAGASRERVGAVVALTEAGGAALRDEGRVALAKVLRRHLAEYFDVVVLPRHWRFRVTLPFDARGKLPVAAVAAAFEPRSEGVEVLAEARSGDTLHYELRVPPTLAHFAGHFPGLPILPGVVQVDWAIRLAADHLPAVRAVASVDRLKFMAPVSPGAVLELTLAHEAARRRVQFAYRANGRECASGVIVYGAPA
- a CDS encoding glycosyltransferase family 2 protein, with product MTAFSPCIVIPIYNHQDAIGATVAHLAVHGLPFFVVDDGSDEATQQVLAALAQQYAGQLSLLRLPVNGGKGAAVMAGLRAARKAGYTHALQIDADGQHDATDVPRFIEAARAEPGAVILGRPVYDESVPKARLYGRYLTHVWVWIETLSLTIRDSMCGFRLYPLALACNLIDSVRLPTRMDFDIEILVRLYWRRAAFRSIPTRVTYATDGVSHFDVLWDNVRISRSHTRLVFGMLWRLPMLLAHKVIPRRAAHAERQSEPGEQNAQDWWRIAERGSHLGMSLLALSCKLFGRRFTALWLHPIVAYFLLTGRAAREASSNYFRHLGAAAPQGGTPRPGWLSAYRHMLAFAQSGFDKLAAWSGRVNNADVKFEDPSAFEALVASGKGALVIGAHLGNLEMTRALAAQGAYAKVTAVVYTEHARRFNSVLASANSEFARHLLEVRDFGPDTAVMMQERVDAGELLVIVGDRVPAHEAGRTTEAQFLGSTAPFAQGPYVLAHALGCPVYLFFCLKEHDGYRLYFEPFAERIELPRRERAQHLAAWAQRYAVRLEHYCRKAPYQWFNFFDFWASPKRGANGRT